In Leclercia sp. LSNIH1, the genomic stretch CATTCAGGATCAGAACCGGGCCGCTGATTTCGGTGTCATCCAACTGTTGCAGCAGATAGTCATCCGCCGCTTCCCACGCCTGCAGCGGGTTAACGTCGTCCGTTTCCGGAAAACGTTTTAAGTCGAGTGAACGGAAACCGTTGTCTAAGTGGCTCATCGGCCCTCCTGAGTGGTAAAATTTCGGCGTTATCCCTGAAAAGGGTGCGTGAGTATACCCGTTTTCACACTGATGTGGGCTTTTGATGAACCAACTTCCTTATCTCCAGGGCTACCCGGAGCATTTACTTTCTCAGGTTCGTAGCCTGATTGCCGAGCAAAAGCTGGGCGCGGTGCTGGAAAAACGCTATCCCGGCACCCACGATGTCGCTACCGATAAAGCCCTCTGGCAGTATACGCAGGATCTCAAAAGCCGTTACCTGAAGAGCGCCCCGCCGATCAATAAGGTGATGTACGACAACAAGATCCACGTGCTGAAGAACGCGCTGGGCCTGCACACCGCCATCTCCCGCGTGCAGGGCGGCAAGCTGAAGGCCAAAGCCGAGATCCGCGTGGCGACGGTGTTCCGCAACGCGCCGGAGGCGTTCCTGCGCATGATCGTGGTGCATGAGCTGGCGCACCTGAAAGAGAAGGAGCACGATAAAGCCTTCTATTCCCTCTGCTGCCACATGGAGCCGCAGTACCATCAGCTGGAGTTTGATACCCGGCTGTGGCTGACGCATCTATCGTTAAAGAGTAATGCGGATTAGCGCACGCGATTTGTCATGTTGACGTGCTACAGTGGCTAAAGGTTCCCTGCTACGGAGTACGTAAACGTTTATGATACGTTTCGCAGTCATTGGGACGAACTGGATCACCCGTCAGTTCGTCGATGCCGCCCATGAGACCGGCAAATATAAACTTACCGCAGTCTATTCCCGCAGCCTTGAACAGGCCCAGACCTTTGCGAACGACTACCTCGTCGAAC encodes the following:
- a CDS encoding YgjP-like metallopeptidase domain-containing protein, coding for MNQLPYLQGYPEHLLSQVRSLIAEQKLGAVLEKRYPGTHDVATDKALWQYTQDLKSRYLKSAPPINKVMYDNKIHVLKNALGLHTAISRVQGGKLKAKAEIRVATVFRNAPEAFLRMIVVHELAHLKEKEHDKAFYSLCCHMEPQYHQLEFDTRLWLTHLSLKSNAD